In a single window of the Streptomyces sp. HUAS ZL42 genome:
- a CDS encoding proton-conducting transporter membrane subunit, translating into MLRLSGAPTASALLLTAPAAVPLVLAGAYAVAGLRPRQPAAAPVTSARRTGAAPPGAEPPVLVAEAPVPEPAARRQPAAWAALVSPLVILTCGSLLAATVIHDGPRGAYSGLLRADALTAWMLLVVGAVALVACGSAPGYLAGEFAAGRASDRTVWRYHVLVQAFLAAMCLAVVTANLGVLWVAVEATTIVTAFLVGHRHTRTSVEAAWKYVVICSAGIALAFLGTVLIYYAARQAGIAEAWALDWPTLVSRADRLDPAVVRLGITLVVLGFGAKAGLVPLHAWLPDAHSQAPAPVSALMSGVLLSVAFAAILRYRVIADAALGIDFTRVLLAGIALLTLALAAGLLLAQRDYKRMLAYSSMEHMSLIALAAAIGSPLALSAALLHIAGHGLAKSVAFCASGHILQLTGTTKIGRLRGLLARAPALAGTFGLAVVALMAFPPFSLFASELGIARAGFAAGTGLGWVTAAALLLVLVAFAALATRTARMLLGTGTPAADTPSAVWPLALGLAACAALGVTLGPLTDLLHAAAQAIGG; encoded by the coding sequence ATGCTGCGTCTATCCGGAGCCCCCACCGCTTCCGCCCTGCTGCTCACCGCGCCCGCGGCCGTGCCCCTCGTGCTCGCGGGGGCGTACGCGGTGGCCGGACTGCGCCCGCGACAACCGGCTGCCGCCCCGGTGACGTCAGCCCGGCGAACGGGTGCTGCCCCGCCCGGGGCCGAGCCCCCGGTCCTGGTGGCGGAAGCGCCCGTACCCGAGCCTGCCGCGCGACGACAGCCGGCCGCCTGGGCGGCTCTTGTCTCACCTCTGGTGATCCTCACGTGCGGAAGCCTGCTCGCGGCCACCGTCATCCACGACGGACCACGGGGGGCGTACTCCGGGCTGCTGCGCGCGGACGCGCTGACCGCCTGGATGCTGCTGGTGGTCGGCGCCGTCGCGCTGGTCGCGTGCGGCTCGGCGCCGGGCTACCTGGCGGGCGAGTTCGCCGCAGGCCGGGCCAGTGACCGGACCGTGTGGCGCTACCACGTCCTCGTGCAGGCGTTCCTGGCCGCGATGTGCCTGGCGGTGGTCACCGCCAACCTCGGTGTGCTCTGGGTCGCGGTCGAGGCCACGACCATCGTGACCGCGTTCCTCGTCGGCCACCGCCACACCCGCACGTCCGTCGAGGCCGCCTGGAAGTACGTGGTGATCTGCTCGGCCGGGATCGCGCTGGCCTTCCTCGGCACCGTGCTCATCTACTACGCAGCCCGCCAGGCGGGTATCGCCGAAGCGTGGGCGCTGGACTGGCCCACCCTCGTATCCCGCGCCGACCGGCTCGACCCGGCGGTCGTCCGGCTCGGCATCACCCTCGTCGTGCTCGGCTTCGGCGCCAAGGCCGGTCTGGTTCCGCTGCACGCCTGGCTGCCCGACGCCCACAGCCAGGCTCCCGCGCCGGTGTCCGCGCTGATGTCCGGGGTCCTGCTGTCGGTCGCCTTCGCCGCGATCCTGCGCTACCGCGTCATCGCGGACGCCGCCCTCGGCATCGACTTCACCCGCGTCCTGCTCGCCGGGATCGCCCTGCTCACCCTCGCCCTCGCGGCCGGCCTCCTGCTGGCACAACGCGACTACAAGCGGATGCTGGCCTACTCCAGCATGGAGCACATGAGCCTGATCGCCCTGGCAGCGGCGATCGGCAGCCCGCTCGCCCTGTCCGCCGCACTGCTGCACATCGCCGGGCACGGGCTCGCCAAGTCCGTCGCGTTCTGCGCCTCCGGCCACATCCTGCAACTCACCGGCACCACCAAGATCGGCCGACTGCGCGGGCTGCTCGCCCGGGCACCCGCCCTGGCCGGGACGTTCGGCCTTGCGGTGGTGGCGCTCATGGCCTTCCCGCCGTTCAGCCTCTTCGCATCCGAACTGGGCATCGCCCGGGCCGGTTTCGCCGCCGGCACCGGACTGGGCTGGGTCACGGCAGCGGCCCTGCTGCTCGTGCTCGTCGCCTTCGCCGCGCTCGCCACCCGCACCGCCCGGATGCTGCTGGGAACGGGAACACCGGCTGCGGACACCCCGTCCGCCGTGTGGCCCCTGGCGCTGGGCCTCGCCGCCTGCGCAGCCCTGGGCGTGACATTGGGCCCGCTCACCGACCTGCTGCACGCCGCCGCCCAGGCGATCGGAGGCTGA
- a CDS encoding NADH-quinone oxidoreductase subunit C — MRTTHEIGVTEIPQRAEQLMDSGHRLALVAAHFDEDGPRLVYLFVSGPPDTRTELHVRLDRDRPEVPTLAHLSFPAGRFEREMRDLFGIVPLAHPLPRRLVRHFHWPRGWYPMRPDAGPPPLFGEQEGPYPFLEVEGDGVYEIPVGPVHAGLIEPGHFRFSVVGETILKLKARLWFVHKGIEKLFQGRSVAAGLPLAERISGDTAVGHALAYCLAVEEATDTEVPKPAQRARALLLELERVHNHVADLGMLCNDVGHGILNAHAQRVREQLLRLNKEVTGHRLLRGGVVPGGAVLRGLPDPVRVKAIGEDIREITGLALGHSTVRDRFTGTAILHTAAAREMGCLGYVARASGIADDARVAHPFTEYGAQLAVPVHDTGDVLARFLVRAEEVETSLALIEQFADGLAAPQGMLAPQPSPGVGPGAGVGLVEGWRGTIATRVELAPDGTLARVKPVDPSFFNWPALPVALADTIVPDFPLTNKSFNLSYAGNDL; from the coding sequence ATGCGCACCACGCACGAGATCGGTGTCACCGAAATCCCCCAGCGGGCAGAGCAGTTGATGGACAGCGGCCACCGCCTCGCGCTGGTCGCCGCCCACTTCGACGAGGACGGGCCGCGCCTGGTGTACCTCTTCGTCTCCGGCCCGCCCGACACCCGCACCGAACTGCACGTCCGCCTCGACCGCGACCGGCCCGAGGTACCCACACTGGCCCATCTCTCCTTCCCCGCAGGCCGGTTCGAGCGTGAGATGCGCGACCTGTTCGGCATCGTTCCCCTCGCCCACCCGCTCCCGCGCCGCCTCGTACGGCACTTCCACTGGCCGCGCGGCTGGTACCCGATGCGCCCCGACGCCGGACCCCCGCCGCTCTTCGGCGAGCAGGAAGGCCCCTACCCCTTCCTTGAAGTGGAGGGCGACGGCGTGTACGAAATCCCCGTCGGCCCGGTGCACGCCGGACTGATCGAACCCGGCCACTTCCGCTTCTCCGTCGTCGGCGAGACCATCCTCAAGCTCAAGGCCCGCCTCTGGTTCGTCCACAAGGGCATCGAGAAACTCTTTCAGGGACGCTCGGTGGCCGCCGGACTCCCGCTCGCCGAACGCATCAGCGGCGACACCGCCGTCGGCCACGCCCTCGCGTACTGCCTGGCCGTCGAGGAGGCCACAGACACCGAAGTCCCCAAACCGGCCCAACGCGCCCGCGCCCTCCTCCTCGAACTGGAGCGCGTCCACAACCACGTCGCCGACCTCGGCATGCTCTGCAACGACGTCGGCCACGGCATTCTCAACGCCCACGCCCAGCGCGTCCGCGAGCAACTCCTGCGCCTCAACAAGGAGGTCACCGGGCACCGGTTGCTGCGCGGAGGCGTCGTCCCGGGCGGCGCGGTCCTGCGCGGGCTGCCCGATCCCGTTCGGGTGAAGGCGATCGGTGAGGACATCCGGGAGATCACCGGCCTGGCCCTCGGCCACTCCACCGTCCGCGACCGGTTCACCGGCACCGCGATCCTGCACACCGCAGCCGCTCGTGAAATGGGCTGCCTCGGCTATGTCGCCCGCGCCAGCGGCATCGCCGACGACGCCCGCGTGGCGCACCCCTTCACCGAGTACGGGGCACAACTCGCTGTACCCGTACACGACACCGGCGACGTCCTGGCCCGTTTCCTCGTCCGCGCCGAGGAAGTCGAGACCTCCCTCGCCCTGATCGAGCAGTTCGCCGATGGACTGGCGGCCCCTCAAGGGATGCTTGCTCCCCAGCCGTCGCCCGGCGTGGGCCCAGGCGCCGGGGTGGGCCTGGTCGAGGGCTGGCGCGGCACCATCGCCACCCGCGTCGAACTCGCACCTGACGGCACCCTGGCCCGGGTCAAGCCGGTCGATCCGTCGTTCTTCAACTGGCCCGCCCTGCCGGTCGCGTTGGCGGACACGATCGTCCCCGACTTCCCGCTGACCAACAAGAGCTTCAATCTCTCCTACGCCGGCAACGACCTCTGA